Proteins encoded by one window of Macaca fascicularis isolate 582-1 chromosome 10, T2T-MFA8v1.1:
- the DEFB116 gene encoding beta-defensin 116 — MSVMKPCLMTIAILMILAQKTPGGLFRSHNGKSREPWNPCELYQGMCRNTCRKYEIQYLTCPNDQKCCLKLSVKITSSKNVKENYDSNSNLSVANSSSYSHI, encoded by the exons ATGTCAGTCATGAAGCCCTGTTTAATGACCATTGCCATCCTTATGATCCTGGCTCAAAAGACTCCAG GTGGCCTGTTCAGATCCCACAATGGCAAGAGCCGAGAGCCTTGGAATCCATGTGAGCTTTACCAAGGCATGTGCAGAAACACCTGCAGAAAATATGAAATCCAATACTTAACCTGCCCAAATGATCAAAAGTGCTGCctgaaactttctgtgaaaataACCAGTTCTAAGAATGTGAAGGAGAATTACGACTCTAACTCCAACTTGTCAGTTGCAAACAGTTCAAGCTACTCTCACATTTGA